One segment of Spiroplasma kunkelii CR2-3x DNA contains the following:
- a CDS encoding dual specificity protein phosphatase family protein: MSAKKIIDNLYLGDRHSVPQDAALVISCAEEIYREQIQKYNIKNDNQEYLWIDDKHVYFNFKDYPTLQELDLNIVIQSLKIIDNNIKNKKIYVHCVWGINRSASIVFMYLVAKGYINNDDFDSALEQFERIYPYINPNPGWFDFLLNEFPYSHLISN, encoded by the coding sequence ATGTCCGCAAAGAAAATTATCGATAATTTGTATCTTGGTGATCGTCATAGTGTTCCACAAGATGCTGCGTTAGTAATTAGTTGTGCTGAAGAAATTTATCGCGAACAAATTCAAAAATATAATATTAAAAATGATAATCAAGAATATCTTTGAATTGATGACAAACATGTTTATTTTAATTTTAAGGATTATCCAACATTACAAGAATTAGATCTTAATATTGTAATTCAATCATTAAAGATTATTGATAATAATATTAAAAATAAAAAAATTTATGTTCATTGTGTTTGAGGAATTAACCGTAGTGCATCAATTGTTTTTATGTATTTAGTAGCAAAAGGATACATTAATAATGATGACTTTGATAGTGCATTGGAGCAATTTGAACGAATTTATCCCTATATCAATCCAAATCCAGGTTGGTTTGATTTTTTGCTAAATGAGTTTCCATATAGTCACTTAATTTCGAATTAA
- a CDS encoding deoxyribonuclease IV, translating to MKDYNLIIGSYVSMSKQQNYLLGALNESLNNNANAMMIYTGPPQNTIRVSTEQFFIPEFYQQLKEHHFDINNIIIHAPYIINLANTTNPSTFEIAVEFLKKEIIRADEIGIKTIVLHPGNSVGAPEQVGLDRIIEGLNLVLTPNQKAKIALETMAGKGSELGTNFTQLKYIIDNVKLNDKLGICWDTCHMHDAGYCLTEALDDIIIKFEQLIGLNRLLCLHINDSKNPLNAHKDRHENIGYGYLGFETLLKIIYHPKLDGMIKILETPYVGEKNHAFAPYKDEIAMIKAKHFTDPFQQNSKIKIYLGE from the coding sequence ATGAAAGATTATAATTTAATTATAGGAAGTTATGTTAGTATGAGCAAACAGCAAAATTATTTGCTTGGTGCTTTAAATGAAAGTTTAAATAATAATGCTAATGCAATGATGATTTATACAGGACCACCCCAAAATACTATTCGCGTTAGTACGGAGCAATTTTTTATTCCAGAATTTTATCAACAATTAAAAGAACATCATTTTGATATCAATAATATTATTATTCATGCTCCTTATATTATTAATTTAGCAAACACAACTAATCCTAGTACTTTTGAAATAGCTGTTGAGTTTTTAAAAAAAGAAATTATTCGTGCTGATGAAATTGGAATTAAAACAATTGTTTTACATCCCGGAAACTCAGTTGGTGCACCAGAACAAGTTGGATTAGATCGCATTATTGAAGGATTAAATTTAGTTTTAACACCTAATCAAAAAGCAAAAATTGCTTTAGAAACAATGGCTGGTAAAGGAAGCGAATTAGGAACAAATTTTACACAACTAAAATATATTATTGATAATGTTAAATTAAATGATAAATTAGGAATTTGTTGAGATACTTGTCATATGCATGATGCTGGTTATTGCTTGACAGAAGCATTAGATGATATTATTATAAAATTTGAGCAATTAATTGGTTTAAACCGGTTATTATGTTTACATATTAATGACAGTAAAAATCCTTTAAATGCCCATAAAGATCGGCACGAAAACATTGGTTATGGTTACTTGGGATTTGAAACCCTTTTAAAAATAATTTATCATCCTAAATTAGATGGGATGATTAAGATTTTAGAGACACCATATGTAGGAGAAAAGAATCATGCATTTGCTCCTTATAAGGATGAAATTGCGATGATTAAGGCAAAACATTTTACTGACCCATTTCAACAAAATTCTAAAATAAAAATATATTTAGGAGAATAA
- a CDS encoding YitT family protein — translation MVNEEEKSLTAEGYSNNTGVNPDSITNKPSDFYPKEKTTERKTRSRERISRKEFNLRFKDYFKSRLFRDYAYIIFAAFLGMASYDYFIAVTTSNGITPSGIGGIARGIAVGIWPNQDQLQMQTSMYWVFYFVFNIPLFIFGVIKVGLRFSLRTIVYIGLQNGFHFVFAYIPIINPQKLFFIVNYNSLNIFSNYGGMYQIWLYVFAAVAGILNGIAYGLVYKGGASTAGTDFVFAYYSAKKKISIANYNRIVNYIIIVVMLAIYTTLLSRSELTSIYFGKNWAAHIDQIQRLGFKIDDGGLYGSDFTSHKIKYFFGPALFASYLFVVVQAITIDIIFPKFKYRSLMVITSKADAIVSGLKYVHYPNDIIRLPARDHYEGNDLNNEVIIVSTSFLEYKKIKAAIIVSDPEAKILAHKLDKLIANYKVDKY, via the coding sequence ATGGTTAACGAAGAAGAAAAAAGCTTAACAGCAGAAGGATATAGTAACAACACTGGAGTTAACCCTGATAGTATTACAAACAAACCATCAGATTTTTATCCGAAAGAAAAAACAACGGAAAGAAAAACCCGTAGTCGTGAACGGATTTCACGAAAAGAATTTAATTTACGTTTTAAAGATTATTTTAAATCACGTTTATTCCGTGATTATGCTTATATTATTTTTGCTGCTTTTTTAGGAATGGCTAGTTATGATTACTTTATTGCAGTAACAACAAGTAATGGAATTACTCCAAGTGGAATTGGAGGGATTGCCCGTGGAATTGCGGTTGGAATTTGACCAAACCAAGATCAGTTACAAATGCAAACAAGTATGTACTGAGTTTTTTATTTTGTGTTTAATATCCCATTATTTATTTTTGGTGTAATTAAAGTTGGACTTCGTTTTTCTCTTCGTACAATTGTTTATATTGGTTTGCAAAATGGTTTTCACTTTGTATTTGCTTATATCCCAATTATTAATCCGCAAAAATTATTTTTTATTGTTAATTATAATAGTTTAAATATTTTTAGTAATTATGGTGGAATGTACCAGATTTGATTATATGTTTTTGCAGCGGTAGCAGGAATTTTAAATGGAATTGCTTATGGTTTAGTTTATAAGGGGGGAGCATCAACAGCTGGAACTGATTTTGTTTTTGCTTATTATTCAGCTAAAAAGAAAATTTCAATTGCTAATTATAATCGAATTGTTAATTATATTATTATTGTTGTAATGTTAGCAATTTACACAACATTATTAAGTCGTAGTGAATTAACAAGTATTTATTTTGGAAAAAACTGAGCAGCACATATTGATCAAATTCAACGCCTTGGTTTTAAAATTGATGATGGTGGTTTATATGGTAGTGATTTCACTAGTCATAAAATTAAATACTTCTTTGGTCCCGCCTTATTTGCTTCATATTTATTTGTCGTAGTACAAGCAATTACAATTGATATTATCTTCCCGAAATTTAAATATCGTAGTTTAATGGTTATTACTTCAAAAGCAGATGCTATTGTCTCAGGGTTAAAATATGTTCATTATCCTAATGATATTATTCGTTTACCAGCACGTGATCATTATGAAGGCAATGATCTTAATAATGAAGTTATTATTGTTTCCACTTCATTTTTAGAATATAAGAAAATTAAAGCTGCGATTATTGTTTCTGATCCAGAAGCTAAAATTTTAGCTCATAAACTAGACAAACTTATTGCTAATTATAAAGTAGATAAATATTAA
- the fib gene encoding cytoskeletal motor fibril protein Fib, protein MIGVISTAYFTMKDKHSIKTVKKYWWKNCVIQHVKYHGKTFIIATVGYGKANAAMAITYLLEKYPGLQTILNVDLALSTNDKHDTGDTTISTKFIYRDADLTVFKDIKYGQIVNEPESFQFDGEFAKVVKDFKLGLTEGVTGTADMLIYNSKQFKEMVDKYGHTIDVIDTEAGAIAQVAKKSSINYIALKIIYNNALSPWDNDPIHKFKMYETVNTLKYLLRRLFNLLSSNYIIDLSQSSQDDLDSINELFEIKHDQWIKLFKPNTHKVLSGFGPSLMLVDKQEKTPVALDIIQVMRSKTKEAEGPSKVILGEDEWKNAPKKWLRKLLFLEQVRFNDDELLWNKSAKYDLNNEKLYKIETVANEIAATIAEKCQDKSSYTYNGATVQQKYLLVNCDAKVSFYITHNQSHEFVEDKNFGTQLVSNEFVKYLNESLKDVDSPYQQIVVYMTIPALDYRKIPVFIPSNKGANRGVKFGTLNQKLQRDYTVVDITRNDYDPIKVGSFKVTIRLKSE, encoded by the coding sequence ATGATCGGCGTAATTTCAACAGCATATTTCACAATGAAAGATAAGCACAGTATTAAAACAGTAAAAAAATATTGGTGAAAGAACTGTGTAATTCAACATGTTAAATACCATGGAAAAACTTTCATTATAGCAACAGTAGGATATGGTAAAGCAAATGCTGCAATGGCAATTACTTACTTATTAGAAAAATATCCTGGTTTACAAACAATTTTAAATGTAGACTTAGCATTGTCAACAAACGATAAACATGACACAGGAGACACAACAATATCAACAAAATTTATTTATCGTGATGCTGACTTAACAGTTTTTAAAGATATTAAATATGGACAAATTGTTAATGAACCTGAATCATTCCAATTCGATGGTGAATTCGCTAAAGTTGTTAAAGACTTTAAATTAGGGTTAACAGAAGGAGTCACTGGAACAGCAGATATGCTGATTTATAACTCAAAACAATTTAAGGAAATGGTTGATAAATATGGGCATACTATTGATGTAATTGATACTGAAGCAGGGGCAATTGCACAAGTTGCTAAAAAATCAAGTATTAATTATATTGCTTTAAAAATTATTTATAATAATGCATTATCACCATGAGATAATGATCCAATTCATAAATTTAAAATGTATGAAACAGTTAATACATTAAAATATTTATTAAGAAGATTATTTAACTTATTAAGCTCAAATTATATTATTGATTTATCACAATCTTCACAAGATGATTTAGATTCAATTAATGAATTATTTGAAATTAAACATGACCAATGAATTAAATTATTTAAACCAAATACACATAAAGTATTATCAGGGTTTGGGCCTTCATTAATGTTAGTTGATAAACAAGAAAAAACTCCTGTTGCATTAGATATTATTCAAGTAATGCGTTCAAAAACAAAAGAAGCAGAAGGACCAAGTAAAGTAATTTTAGGGGAAGATGAATGAAAAAATGCTCCTAAAAAATGATTACGTAAATTATTATTTTTAGAACAAGTTCGTTTCAATGATGATGAATTATTATGAAATAAATCAGCAAAATATGATTTAAATAATGAAAAATTATATAAAATTGAAACAGTTGCAAATGAAATAGCAGCAACAATTGCTGAAAAATGTCAAGATAAATCATCATATACATATAATGGTGCAACAGTACAACAAAAATACTTATTAGTAAATTGTGATGCAAAAGTTTCGTTTTACATTACCCATAATCAATCACATGAATTTGTGGAAGATAAAAACTTTGGAACACAATTAGTAAGTAATGAATTTGTTAAATACTTAAATGAATCATTGAAAGATGTTGACTCACCATATCAACAAATTGTTGTTTATATGACAATTCCAGCATTAGATTATCGAAAAATTCCAGTGTTTATTCCTTCAAACAAAGGAGCAAACAGAGGTGTTAAATTTGGAACTTTAAACCAAAAGTTACAACGAGATTATACTGTAGTTGATATTACAAGAAATGATTATGATCCAATCAAAGTTGGTTCATTCAAAGTTACAATTCGTTTAAAAAGTGAATAA
- a CDS encoding DUF2649 family protein: MQNDWIKLKEFFIHIFLFIDKTNVESITMWNLTQNEYLTLMVGIWIVIWSFTWFLMWMVFKIVGYFK, encoded by the coding sequence ATGCAAAATGATTGAATTAAATTAAAAGAGTTTTTTATTCATATATTTTTGTTTATAGATAAAACGAATGTTGAAAGTATTACAATGTGGAATTTAACACAAAATGAATATTTAACTTTAATGGTTGGTATTTGAATTGTGATTTGGTCTTTTACTTGGTTTTTAATGTGAATGGTTTTTAAGATAGTTGGGTATTTTAAATAA
- the greA gene encoding transcription elongation factor GreA, with protein sequence MNEEILLTKEGIKDLQEELDNLINVIRPEVIEELKEARAQGDLSENADYDAARNRQAEVEGRIKEIESLLTKAKEIKEVKSKTGIIKLGSTVTFTNLLINKKYELKIVGAVEANPFENTISNESPIAKAIIGKKAGDLVEIKGIQEPYKVKILTVE encoded by the coding sequence ATGAATGAAGAAATTTTGTTAACTAAAGAGGGAATTAAAGACTTACAAGAAGAATTAGATAATTTAATTAATGTTATTCGTCCCGAAGTTATTGAAGAGTTAAAAGAAGCTCGTGCACAGGGAGACTTATCAGAAAATGCTGATTATGATGCAGCACGAAACCGTCAAGCAGAAGTTGAAGGACGAATTAAAGAAATTGAATCACTATTAACAAAAGCAAAAGAAATTAAGGAAGTTAAATCAAAAACAGGAATTATTAAATTGGGAAGTACAGTAACATTTACTAATTTATTGATTAATAAAAAATATGAATTAAAAATTGTTGGTGCTGTTGAAGCTAATCCTTTTGAAAATACAATTTCAAATGAATCACCAATTGCAAAAGCTATTATTGGCAAAAAAGCTGGAGATTTAGTTGAAATTAAGGGAATTCAAGAACCTTATAAAGTTAAAATTTTAACTGTAGAATAA
- a CDS encoding nucleoside/nucleotide kinase family protein: protein MRFIRRLTRVLSEWGQTVESIINQYLTTVKIMHEYFVEQSIKYADIIVPYYEENEIAIDIIATKIKVLLLDKK, encoded by the coding sequence ATTCGTTTTATTCGACGTTTAACACGTGTTTTATCAGAATGGGGGCAAACAGTTGAAAGTATTATTAATCAGTATTTAACAACAGTAAAAATAATGCATGAGTACTTTGTTGAGCAAAGTATTAAATATGCCGATATTATTGTACCATATTATGAAGAAAATGAAATTGCAATTGATATTATTGCAACAAAAATTAAGGTGTTATTACTTGATAAAAAATAA